One genomic window of Patescibacteria group bacterium includes the following:
- a CDS encoding HAD family phosphatase, with amino-acid sequence MKIKTILFDFDGVIVDSEGPYKEVFDKWMWQKGISFEQQDAVNSQLLPGITWEDCFHVAAAVTKKPIDPIQAQADIVELIKQYVIEVGVPLKEGAEAAIAQLSEQYPLAIVSSSPRAVIEQILRHHRLQEYFSHITALEDIQYPKPHPEPYLNTLKQLHLKPGQAVAMEDSLTGAQSAAAAGVFVYVWPDKKFKAEQFSHFAKVIYGFQPLLNDLLV; translated from the coding sequence ATGAAAATTAAAACGATTCTATTTGATTTTGATGGTGTCATTGTTGATAGTGAGGGGCCATATAAAGAAGTGTTTGATAAATGGATGTGGCAAAAGGGGATTAGTTTTGAGCAGCAAGATGCTGTGAACAGTCAATTACTGCCCGGTATTACTTGGGAGGATTGTTTTCATGTCGCCGCCGCTGTCACAAAAAAACCAATCGATCCAATTCAAGCCCAAGCAGACATTGTTGAATTGATCAAACAGTATGTAATTGAAGTGGGAGTACCGCTAAAAGAAGGTGCTGAAGCAGCCATTGCCCAACTGTCAGAGCAATATCCTTTAGCGATTGTGTCTAGTTCACCGCGCGCCGTGATTGAACAAATTCTGCGGCACCATCGTTTACAAGAATATTTTTCACACATCACAGCCTTAGAGGATATTCAATATCCCAAACCGCATCCCGAACCATATTTAAATACTTTGAAACAGCTGCATTTAAAACCAGGTCAAGCTGTGGCGATGGAGGATTCTTTAACTGGTGCGCAATCGGCGGCTGCGGCCGGTGTATTTGTCTATGTCTGGCCGGATAAAAAATTCAAAGCCGAACAATTTAGCCATTTTGCTAAGGTGATTTACGGGTTTCAACCGTTGCTCAACGATCTGCTGGTTTAG